GTATCAGATTGGGACTACTTAGATTGAATAACGATAATGTCGTGGAAGCGTTGAACCATTTCCAGTTTCTTTATGACGAGAATTTCTCAGACATCGCAGATTTGTACTTTGAAGTCGCCATTGCTTTATCCAAAGGTGAAAAGCACAAGGAAGCCATCGACTTCTTTACGCCACTCCTGGCAATTGAAGAGTACTGTACTTTGGATTTGTACAGACCATTGGCAAGATGCTACAAGGAAGTTGAGGATTATGAATCAGCCAAGAGCTTTTATGAGAAAGTAGTATCCTTGGACCCAAatgatttggaagaaaaattggtccTAGCAGAAGTTAATTATCATCTAGGTGATATTGCCGCTTTTAATCAACTATTACTTGACGTGGTAGAAACTAGGAAACGCCAAGCGGATCAGGAGATGGCTATCAGTGTGGAAGATACGAGAGAGACCTCCCAGCCTTCAAACAAGGAACCTTCAGAGAAGCCATTGCTTGAAGATAGCATGTTTAGAAAAACGGGTgttaagaagaagaggacCCCTCAAGATGCAGAAAGGGAAAGACAAGAGCGTGAGAAGAGAATTACATCCAAAGTGTTAGACAAATACAAGAAGCTGGCCATTTATAAAAAGGGAATGGAAAGAGGGGATCTTACACAGAGGACTCTATGGATTGATACGGTATCAGATCTGGTCGATGTATTTTCTAGCGTTAAAAACTACTTCGTTAAAAGcagatcaaagaaatttgtgGGTATCATCAGAAGAACTagaaaatttaataaaGTAATTGATTACAAGATCGAAAGATTGTCGAAATTGTCAGAAGGTGATAATTTATTAGATGGGTTACCGCTCATGGAAGAGAGAGTGACTCTAACCTCAACAACGGAATTGAGAGGGTTAACGTACGATCAATGGTTTGAATTATTTATGGATCTTTCTCTAGCAATAACGAAATATCAAAATGTAGAAGATGGTCTAAGTGTTATTGAAACAGCACAGGAAGTGAATgtcttcttccaaaaccCAGAGAGATcgaaaatgatgaaattcgTGAAATTGGCCATTATCCTGCAAATAggtgatgaaaaggaattaaCTGAGAATTTGAGAAACCTTTTGAATCAGTTTCAATTCAATAGAAAAGTTTTCGAGGTCTTCATGTATTCACTTACCAGAGGACAGCTTTCACTGAACATATTAAGTTCAACGGTGCACCAGAAATTTTTCCTAAGACAATTGAAGGCATTCGATAGTATTCGTTATGGAAAACGTATCAACGGTCAGGCATCTATAACCAACAAAGCCGTTTCTAATCCACAAAAGCTCAATTCGCCCTATCTATACTACATCTATGCCACGCTACTGTATTCTAGCCGAGGATTTTTGTCTACACTACAATATCTCTCAAGATTGGAGCAAGATTGTCCTGATGACTACATGCTTAATCTGATGATGGGTCTCAGTCATTTACATCGGTCCATGCAGAGATTGACTGCTAGCAGACACTATCAAATCCTTCACGGTCTTCGATACATCTACAGGTACTATGAAATAAGAAGCACGATGTACACTGAATTAGAGAGGCAAGAAGCAGATTACAATCTCGGTAGAGCGTTCCATCTCCTGGGTTTAGTCTCGATAGCGGTTGAAAACTACTATAAAGTTTTGAACGATTACGCGgatgagaaattgaagaaacatGCTGCCTACAATTTAGTCACTATCTACCAGGAGAGTGGAAATACAAGACTGGCAAATAATATTATGGAAAATTACCTATCTATTTAATGTATAATTTTTACTTTGATATGTATTATCATTTAAGACCAATATTTTGATGTAAAGGCGAAAGGGACTTCAAAGGGGGTGAAACTACAACTACTGCAACCATTACAAGAAGGATAAGCTAAGATGGTTCAGCAGATCCCACTAAATGTATGTAGtaaccaaaatttttcaattagTATCAATATCATGTAACTAACCATTTACCGATTGTTTTaaagatcaaattcaaaacatGTTTAAAGATGTGCATTCAAAGGCTAAGATATGCACAGGAGAAACAACAGGCACTGGCGAAACAAGATCGTAGAGAGGTGGCACAATTGCTTTCAAATGGAAAGGAACAGAAGGCTCAATATCGTGTCGAGGGTTTAATCAACGATGATATCCATCTAGAATTACTAGAGATTATGGAATTATATTGTGAACTTCTACATGCAAGAGTAAACATTCTAAG
The genomic region above belongs to Zygosaccharomyces rouxii strain CBS732 chromosome F complete sequence and contains:
- the TFC4 gene encoding transcription factor TFIIIC subunit TFC4 (similar to uniprot|P33339 Saccharomyces cerevisiae YGR047C), with translation MSDSLNVDVELVNNPDEDQGDEEHYYDNIDDLKVLINGDDENDRGLFSDDDSEGYHSGNRDESLLAEFSDYGEVSEDDEQDFMDAIREANNFKVKRKRKDGKPKPQPRARRNHVMEPEVAQLLSEANEAFVRSDLQVAERVYNEVIKKDAKNFVAYETLGDIYQLQGRLNDCCNSWFLAAHLNSSDWEFWKIVAVLSADLGHIRQAIYCYSRVININHEEWECIYRRSLLYKEIGQIGRALEGFQRLYSHNPLDGNILRELAVLYVEYNRINDAIDIYLGIFEANVRRRNAIIAASENALESSDEEEDDDISGNSEEDDEEENPYESQNAEDMQMYPGVNWKKINKRHNCIPFDWSSLNILAELFLKLTAGGSSGIKTIKRCARWIEHREVQVFWDDVNDDSEFDDRRFKNSRFDAIAETEKIKSYGLPIDIRIRLGLLRLNNDNVVEALNHFQFLYDENFSDIADLYFEVAIALSKGEKHKEAIDFFTPLLAIEEYCTLDLYRPLARCYKEVEDYESAKSFYEKVVSLDPNDLEEKLVLAEVNYHLGDIAAFNQLLLDVVETRKRQADQEMAISVEDTRETSQPSNKEPSEKPLLEDSMFRKTGVKKKRTPQDAERERQEREKRITSKVLDKYKKLAIYKKGMERGDLTQRTLWIDTVSDLVDVFSSVKNYFVKSRSKKFVGIIRRTRKFNKVIDYKIERLSKLSEGDNLLDGLPLMEERVTLTSTTELRGLTYDQWFELFMDLSLAITKYQNVEDGLSVIETAQEVNVFFQNPERSKMMKFVKLAIILQIGDEKELTENLRNLLNQFQFNRKVFEVFMYSLTRGQLSLNILSSTVHQKFFLRQLKAFDSIRYGKRINGQASITNKAVSNPQKLNSPYLYYIYATLLYSSRGFLSTLQYLSRLEQDCPDDYMLNLMMGLSHLHRSMQRLTASRHYQILHGLRYIYRYYEIRSTMYTELERQEADYNLGRAFHLLGLVSIAVENYYKVLNDYADEKLKKHAAYNLVTIYQESGNTRLANNIMENYLSI